One segment of Neobacillus endophyticus DNA contains the following:
- the cysE gene encoding serine O-acetyltransferase has protein sequence MLRRIKEDIEVVFEQDPAARSYLEVILTYSGLHAIWAHRIAHAFYKRKLYFVARVISQASRFFTGIEIHPGAKIGRRFFIDHGMGVVVGETCEIGDNVTIYQGVTLGGTGKEKGKRHPTIKDNVLISTGAKVLGSITIGENSKIGGGSVVLKEVPPNSTVVGIPGRVVIQDGVRIKKEKDLNHCDLPDPEADHFKQIEEELNRLKREVAELKEERTKVNGHTAV, from the coding sequence ATGTTGAGGAGGATCAAGGAGGATATTGAGGTTGTTTTTGAACAGGATCCGGCAGCCCGCAGTTATTTGGAGGTAATTTTAACGTATTCGGGACTGCATGCTATTTGGGCACATAGGATTGCCCATGCATTTTATAAACGAAAGTTATACTTTGTTGCACGTGTTATTTCTCAGGCCAGTCGCTTTTTCACGGGAATTGAAATTCACCCTGGAGCAAAGATTGGAAGACGATTTTTTATTGACCATGGGATGGGCGTTGTAGTAGGTGAAACTTGCGAAATTGGAGATAATGTTACAATATATCAAGGGGTGACCCTTGGAGGAACAGGTAAAGAAAAAGGCAAGCGGCATCCTACTATTAAAGATAACGTATTAATTTCTACTGGAGCAAAAGTGCTTGGATCCATTACGATTGGGGAAAATTCGAAAATAGGCGGCGGCTCTGTCGTTTTAAAAGAAGTTCCTCCTAATTCCACAGTAGTCGGAATACCAGGAAGAGTTGTGATTCAGGACGGTGTCCGCATCAAGAAAGAAAAAGATTTAAATCATTGTGATCTTCCGGATCCGGAAGCAGATCATTTTAAACAAATTGAAGAAGAATTGAACCGCCTGAAAAGAGAAGTGGCAGAATTAAAAGAAGAAAGGACAAAAGTCAATGGCCATACAGCTGTATAA
- the cysS gene encoding cysteine--tRNA ligase produces MAIQLYNTLTRKKETFVPLEEGKVKMYVCGPTVYNYIHIGNARPAIVFDTVRRYFEYRGYDVKYVSNFTDVDDKLIRAANQLGEDVPAIANRFIEAYFEDVSALGCKKADVHPRVMENMDIIIDFIKQLVEKGYAYESEGDVYYRTRSFDEYGKLSHQSIDDLQVGARIEVGDKKQDDLDFALWKAAKEGEIYWESPWGLGRPGWHIECSAMAKKYLGDTIDIHAGGQDLTFPHHENEIAQSEALTGKTFSNYWMHNGYINIDNEKMSKSLGNFVLVHDIIKQHNPQVLRFFMLSVHYRNPINYSEELLESTKAAFERITTSYLNLKHRREVSTDLTHDNQEWFDKITAFREQFIAAMDDDFNTALAISVIFDLAKLANYYLLEKNTAVEVIQAFMKEFDELFHVLGLTMTQEEMLDEEIDALIEKRNQARKDRNFQLSDQIRDQLKEMNIILEDTPQGTRWKRG; encoded by the coding sequence ATGGCCATACAGCTGTATAATACCCTTACAAGAAAAAAAGAGACGTTCGTACCGCTTGAAGAAGGAAAAGTGAAAATGTATGTTTGCGGGCCAACTGTCTATAATTATATTCATATTGGGAACGCACGGCCGGCGATCGTTTTTGATACTGTCCGCCGATATTTTGAATATCGCGGTTATGATGTCAAATACGTTTCCAACTTTACCGATGTAGATGATAAATTAATCCGGGCAGCCAATCAACTGGGAGAAGACGTCCCTGCTATTGCGAATCGATTTATTGAAGCCTATTTTGAAGATGTTTCAGCCTTGGGATGCAAAAAAGCGGATGTTCATCCAAGGGTTATGGAAAATATGGATATCATTATTGATTTTATTAAACAGTTAGTGGAAAAAGGCTATGCGTATGAATCAGAAGGTGATGTCTATTATCGAACCCGCAGCTTTGATGAATACGGGAAACTATCCCACCAATCCATCGATGATCTTCAGGTCGGGGCAAGAATTGAAGTGGGTGATAAAAAACAGGACGATCTTGACTTTGCGTTGTGGAAAGCAGCAAAAGAGGGAGAAATTTACTGGGAAAGCCCATGGGGACTTGGCCGTCCGGGCTGGCATATTGAATGCTCGGCAATGGCGAAGAAATACCTGGGCGATACGATTGACATTCATGCTGGCGGTCAGGATTTAACGTTCCCGCACCATGAAAATGAAATAGCTCAATCAGAGGCACTCACAGGGAAAACCTTCTCTAACTATTGGATGCACAATGGTTATATTAACATCGACAATGAAAAAATGTCCAAATCACTAGGGAATTTTGTGTTAGTTCATGACATCATTAAACAACATAATCCGCAGGTGCTGCGCTTCTTTATGCTGTCCGTTCATTATCGAAATCCAATTAATTACAGCGAGGAATTATTGGAAAGTACGAAAGCGGCATTTGAAAGAATCACGACTTCTTATCTAAATTTAAAGCACCGCCGAGAAGTAAGTACAGATTTAACTCATGATAATCAAGAGTGGTTTGATAAAATAACGGCATTTCGGGAACAATTCATTGCTGCAATGGATGATGATTTTAATACAGCATTAGCCATTTCCGTTATATTTGATTTAGCAAAATTAGCAAATTATTATTTACTTGAGAAAAACACTGCTGTGGAAGTCATTCAGGCGTTTATGAAAGAATTTGACGAGTTATTCCATGTACTCGGGCTAACTATGACGCAAGAAGAAATGCTGGATGAGGAAATTGATGCGCTGATTGAAAAACGGAATCAGGCTCGAAAAGATCGAAACTTCCAATTATCTGACCAAATCAGAGATCAATTAAAAGAAATGAACATTATTTTAGAAGATACCCCTCAGGGAACAAGGTGGAAAAGAGGCTAA
- a CDS encoding Mini-ribonuclease 3, with product MLEYEKSVDATQLNALALAYMGDAVFETYVRRHLLYSGQVRPHQLHRAGTRYVSAKAQCQILFQMMDDGLLHEDEIAIVMRGRNAKSGTIPKNTDVQTYRYSTAFEALIGFLYLTGRKERLEELVSKSFLYVEEKKGGSK from the coding sequence ATGCTTGAGTATGAAAAATCAGTAGATGCAACCCAATTAAACGCCTTAGCTCTTGCATATATGGGGGACGCTGTTTTTGAAACATACGTTAGGAGGCACTTGTTGTACAGCGGGCAAGTGCGGCCGCACCAACTGCACCGGGCGGGAACAAGATACGTTTCTGCAAAAGCACAGTGCCAAATTCTTTTTCAAATGATGGATGATGGCCTGCTCCACGAAGACGAGATCGCTATAGTGATGCGGGGAAGAAATGCAAAATCGGGAACAATCCCCAAAAATACTGATGTGCAAACATACCGCTACAGTACAGCGTTTGAGGCTTTAATTGGGTTTTTATATTTAACAGGAAGAAAGGAACGCTTGGAAGAGCTGGTGTCTAAGTCGTTTTTATATGTGGAAGAGAAGAAAGGAGGATCGAAATGA
- the rlmB gene encoding 23S rRNA (guanosine(2251)-2'-O)-methyltransferase RlmB, producing the protein MNQEYIIGKNPVIEALKSNRDINKILIAEGSQRGQMQQITQLAKEGNVLVQFVPKKKLDQITDQNHQGVLAYIAAYQYAELDDLFLSAERKNETPFFLLLDEIEDPHNLGSIMRTADAVGAHGIIIPKRRAVGLTATVAKASTGAIEYIPVVRVTNMARTIDELKERGIWIAGTDAKGKQDYRQIDGTLPLGLVIGSEGKGMGRLIKEKCDFLIHLPMSGKVTSLNASVAAALLMYEVYRKRNVLEG; encoded by the coding sequence ATGAACCAGGAATACATCATTGGTAAAAACCCGGTTATTGAGGCATTAAAATCGAACAGGGACATTAATAAAATATTAATCGCAGAAGGATCGCAGCGAGGGCAAATGCAGCAAATTACCCAACTGGCAAAGGAAGGGAATGTTCTCGTTCAATTTGTTCCGAAGAAGAAACTGGATCAAATTACAGATCAAAATCATCAAGGAGTTCTTGCTTATATAGCTGCATACCAATACGCAGAGTTGGACGATTTGTTTCTATCTGCTGAAAGGAAAAATGAAACTCCTTTCTTTTTATTGTTGGATGAAATTGAGGACCCCCACAATCTTGGGTCCATTATGCGGACAGCTGACGCGGTAGGAGCCCATGGCATAATTATTCCAAAGCGCCGGGCTGTAGGATTAACTGCAACGGTTGCGAAAGCATCTACAGGTGCGATTGAATATATTCCGGTTGTCCGTGTCACCAATATGGCCAGGACGATAGATGAATTGAAGGAGCGCGGGATTTGGATTGCCGGCACGGATGCAAAAGGAAAGCAAGATTACCGTCAAATAGATGGCACTTTGCCGCTGGGCTTAGTAATTGGCAGTGAAGGCAAAGGCATGGGACGCCTCATTAAAGAGAAATGCGATTTTCTTATTCACTTGCCTATGTCTGGAAAAGTGACATCTTTGAATGCTTCAGTTGCTGCTGCCTTGTTAATGTATGAGGTCTATCGGAAAAGGAATGTACTAGAGGGGTAG
- a CDS encoding NYN domain-containing protein — protein sequence MDILLVDGYNMIGAWPELNALKDRDLAAARDRLVEKMAEYQAVTGFRVIVVFDAHYVQGIAKTYQNHKIEVIFTKENETADERIEKMAISLNNRRTQIHVATSDFTEQWSIFGQGALRKSARELLIEMGSIEKGIARNVKKIQETKPVSKIPISEEVAEIFEKWRRGEK from the coding sequence ATGGATATCCTGCTTGTTGACGGATACAACATGATCGGAGCTTGGCCAGAGTTAAATGCGTTAAAAGATCGGGATTTAGCTGCTGCTAGGGACCGCTTGGTAGAAAAAATGGCTGAATACCAAGCGGTTACTGGCTTTAGAGTAATTGTTGTATTTGACGCTCACTATGTACAAGGAATAGCAAAAACCTATCAAAATCATAAAATTGAAGTTATATTTACAAAAGAAAATGAAACAGCAGATGAACGAATTGAAAAAATGGCGATCAGTTTGAATAACCGCCGAACACAAATCCATGTAGCGACATCCGATTTCACAGAGCAATGGTCCATATTCGGACAAGGAGCATTGCGAAAATCAGCACGTGAACTTCTAATAGAAATGGGCTCCATAGAAAAGGGGATCGCAAGAAACGTAAAAAAGATTCAAGAAACAAAGCCTGTATCCAAGATCCCCATAAGCGAAGAGGTAGCAGAAATTTTTGAAAAATGGCGCAGGGGGGAGAAATGA
- the sigH gene encoding RNA polymerase sporulation sigma factor SigH gives MSTDFGTKINDQLFAMEDEEIVDLVHQGDSEALDYLIHKYRNFVRAKARSYFLIGADKEDIVQEGMIGLYKAIRDFREDKLTSFKAFAELCITRQIITAIKTATRQKHIPLNSYVSLDKPIYDEESDRTLMDVLSGAKILDPEELIINQEEFDHIEDKMAELLSDLERKVLALYLDGQSYQEISEELNRHVKSIDNALQRVKRKLERYLEIREFSL, from the coding sequence TTGAGTACGGACTTTGGAACAAAAATCAACGACCAATTATTCGCCATGGAAGATGAAGAAATTGTTGATTTAGTACATCAAGGCGACAGTGAAGCATTGGATTATTTAATTCACAAGTATCGGAATTTTGTACGTGCTAAAGCAAGATCCTATTTTTTAATTGGAGCCGACAAAGAGGATATTGTCCAAGAAGGCATGATTGGCTTATATAAGGCCATTCGTGATTTTCGTGAGGACAAGCTGACCTCATTTAAAGCATTTGCCGAGTTATGTATTACCCGGCAGATTATCACAGCTATTAAAACAGCTACAAGGCAAAAGCATATCCCATTGAATTCCTATGTTTCTTTGGACAAGCCGATTTATGATGAAGAATCGGACCGGACGCTGATGGATGTGCTATCTGGCGCTAAAATTCTTGATCCGGAAGAGTTAATTATTAATCAGGAAGAATTTGATCATATCGAAGATAAAATGGCTGAACTGTTAAGTGACTTGGAAAGAAAAGTGTTAGCGCTTTATCTGGATGGGCAATCGTACCAAGAGATTTCTGAAGAACTGAACCGCCATGTAAAGTCGATTGATAATGCATTGCAGCGTGTCAAAAGAAAACTAGAGCGCTACTTAGAAATTCGTGAATTTTCGTTATAA
- the rpmG gene encoding 50S ribosomal protein L33, which translates to MSKKVILACVNCGSRNYSTAGRESKTERLELKKFCNTCGAHTVHRETK; encoded by the coding sequence ATGAGCAAAAAAGTAATTCTTGCCTGTGTGAATTGTGGTTCCCGCAATTATTCAACTGCAGGGAGAGAGTCAAAAACAGAACGATTAGAATTAAAAAAGTTTTGTAATACATGCGGAGCCCATACCGTCCATCGAGAAACGAAATAA
- the secE gene encoding preprotein translocase subunit SecE: MQRISKFFSEIAREMRKVSWPKRGELVRSTVTVLTTVVLFSIFFGVLDLGISKLIRLILE; this comes from the coding sequence ATGCAGCGCATAAGTAAGTTCTTCAGTGAAATTGCCCGTGAGATGAGAAAGGTCAGCTGGCCAAAGCGCGGTGAACTCGTTCGTTCAACAGTTACTGTTTTAACCACCGTTGTATTATTCTCAATTTTTTTTGGTGTATTAGATTTAGGAATTTCAAAATTGATCCGTTTAATTCTTGAATAA
- the nusG gene encoding transcription termination/antitermination protein NusG: MEKNWYVVHTYSGYENKVKANLEKRVESMGMADKIFRVVVPEEEETDIKNGKKKVVKRKVFPGYVLVELVMTDDSWYVVRNTPGVTGFVGSAGSGSKPTPLLPDEVAVILKRMGVEERRIDVNYEIGETVRVKEGPFANFTGSIEEMDKDKAKLKVLVNMFGRDTPVELDFNQIEKI, from the coding sequence ATGGAAAAAAATTGGTATGTAGTTCATACTTACTCGGGTTATGAAAATAAAGTAAAAGCAAATTTGGAAAAAAGGGTTGAATCGATGGGAATGGCAGATAAAATTTTTCGCGTCGTCGTTCCTGAAGAAGAAGAGACTGATATAAAGAATGGTAAGAAAAAAGTAGTTAAGCGTAAAGTGTTCCCGGGATATGTCCTGGTTGAATTGGTGATGACGGATGATTCTTGGTACGTAGTCCGCAATACCCCGGGAGTGACAGGGTTTGTTGGTTCTGCAGGTTCAGGATCAAAACCTACTCCATTGCTTCCGGATGAAGTGGCAGTCATTTTAAAACGAATGGGTGTAGAGGAAAGACGTATAGATGTAAACTACGAAATTGGTGAAACTGTTCGTGTTAAAGAAGGTCCATTTGCTAACTTTACTGGAAGTATTGAAGAAATGGATAAAGACAAAGCGAAGCTTAAAGTGCTGGTCAATATGTTCGGTCGTGACACTCCAGTTGAGCTAGATTTCAATCAAATTGAGAAAATATAG
- the rplK gene encoding 50S ribosomal protein L11 — MAKKVIKVVKLQIPAGKANPAPPVGPALGQAGVNIMGFCKEFNARTADQAGLIIPVEITVFEDRSFTFITKTPPAAVLLKVAAGIQSGSGQPNRNKVATVKRAKVREIAEQKMPDLNAASVEAAMRMVEGTARSMGIVIED, encoded by the coding sequence GTGGCTAAAAAAGTAATTAAAGTTGTTAAGTTGCAAATCCCTGCTGGTAAAGCGAACCCAGCACCGCCAGTCGGACCTGCACTTGGTCAAGCCGGTGTTAATATCATGGGATTCTGTAAAGAATTTAACGCACGTACAGCAGATCAAGCTGGATTAATTATCCCTGTTGAAATTACGGTTTTTGAAGACCGTTCATTTACATTTATTACGAAAACTCCTCCTGCTGCAGTTCTTTTGAAAGTAGCAGCTGGAATTCAGTCTGGTTCAGGCCAGCCTAACCGTAATAAAGTAGCAACAGTAAAGCGTGCTAAAGTACGCGAGATTGCGGAACAAAAGATGCCTGACCTAAATGCAGCTAGCGTTGAAGCAGCTATGCGCATGGTTGAAGGTACTGCACGCAGCATGGGTATCGTTATTGAAGACTAA
- the rplA gene encoding 50S ribosomal protein L1, whose protein sequence is MAKKGKKYLEAVKLVDRSKAYPIAEAIELAKKTNYAKFDATLEVAFRLGVDPKKADQQIRGAVVLPNGTGKTQRVLVFAKGEKVKEAEAAGADYVGDAEYINKIQQGWFDFDVIVATPDMMGEVGKLGRVLGPKGLMPNPKTGTVTFDVTRAINEIKAGKVEYRVDKAGNIHVPIGKASFDNEKLVENFTTVFDTMLKVKPSAAKGTYMKNVTVTSTMGPGVKVDPSTVAAR, encoded by the coding sequence ATGGCTAAAAAAGGTAAAAAGTATTTAGAAGCTGTAAAGCTTGTAGATCGTTCTAAAGCTTATCCGATTGCAGAAGCAATTGAATTGGCGAAGAAAACTAACTATGCAAAATTCGATGCAACTCTTGAAGTTGCTTTCCGCTTAGGCGTTGACCCTAAGAAAGCTGACCAGCAAATCCGTGGAGCAGTTGTGCTTCCAAACGGAACTGGTAAAACTCAACGTGTATTAGTATTCGCGAAGGGTGAAAAAGTGAAGGAAGCAGAAGCTGCTGGCGCTGATTATGTAGGTGATGCAGAATACATCAACAAAATCCAACAAGGTTGGTTTGATTTTGATGTAATCGTTGCAACTCCAGACATGATGGGTGAAGTTGGTAAGCTTGGACGTGTTTTAGGACCTAAAGGCTTAATGCCAAACCCTAAAACTGGTACAGTTACATTTGATGTAACAAGAGCTATCAATGAAATCAAAGCTGGTAAAGTTGAATACCGTGTTGATAAAGCTGGAAATATCCATGTGCCAATCGGTAAAGCGTCTTTCGATAACGAGAAACTAGTTGAGAACTTTACAACTGTATTCGATACAATGTTAAAAGTGAAACCTTCAGCTGCAAAAGGTACCTACATGAAGAATGTAACTGTTACTTCAACAATGGGACCTGGCGTTAAGGTTGATCCTTCTACAGTAGCAGCTCGGTAA
- the rplJ gene encoding 50S ribosomal protein L10: MSSAIEAKKHVVEEITEKFKNSVSTVIVDYRGLTVAQVTELRKTLREAGIEFKVYKNTMTRRAAEAAGLVGLNDALTGPNAIAFSNDDVVAPAKILNDFAKKNDALELKAGVIEGNVATVEDVKALAELPSREGLLSMLLSVLQAPIRNLALAAKAVADQKEEQGA; the protein is encoded by the coding sequence ATGAGCAGTGCAATTGAAGCTAAAAAACATGTTGTTGAAGAAATCACTGAAAAATTCAAAAACAGCGTATCAACAGTTATTGTTGATTACCGTGGTCTTACTGTTGCGCAAGTGACAGAACTTCGTAAAACACTTCGTGAAGCTGGAATCGAATTCAAGGTGTACAAAAACACAATGACTCGCCGTGCTGCAGAAGCTGCTGGACTAGTTGGATTAAACGATGCATTAACAGGTCCGAACGCAATTGCGTTTAGTAATGATGATGTAGTAGCGCCAGCTAAAATCTTAAATGACTTTGCGAAAAAGAACGATGCACTTGAACTTAAAGCAGGTGTAATCGAAGGTAACGTCGCAACAGTTGAAGATGTAAAAGCTCTTGCAGAACTACCATCACGCGAAGGTTTACTTTCTATGTTACTCAGCGTGCTACAAGCTCCAATCCGCAACCTTGCGCTTGCAGCAAAAGCAGTTGCAGACCAAAAAGAAGAACAAGGCGCGTAA
- the rplL gene encoding 50S ribosomal protein L7/L12: MTKEQIIEAVKNMTVLELNDLVKAIEEEFGVTAAAPVAVVGGAGAGAAAEEKTEFDVILASAGDQKIKVIKVVREITGLGLKEAKDLVDNTPKPIKEGVSKEEAEEIKGKLEEVGANIEVK, encoded by the coding sequence ATGACTAAAGAACAAATCATTGAAGCAGTTAAAAATATGACTGTTTTAGAACTTAACGACCTAGTAAAAGCAATCGAAGAAGAATTCGGCGTAACTGCTGCAGCTCCTGTAGCTGTTGTTGGTGGTGCTGGTGCAGGTGCTGCTGCTGAAGAAAAAACTGAATTTGATGTAATCCTTGCTAGCGCAGGCGACCAAAAAATCAAAGTTATCAAAGTTGTACGTGAAATCACTGGTCTTGGTCTTAAAGAAGCAAAAGATCTTGTTGACAACACTCCAAAACCAATCAAAGAAGGCGTTTCTAAAGAAGAAGCTGAAGAAATCAAAGGTAAGCTTGAAGAAGTTGGAGCAAACATCGAAGTTAAGTAA
- a CDS encoding class I SAM-dependent methyltransferase, whose translation MTEHYYSRTQNVESDPKYWEYTLRNKPFRFKTDNGVFSKREVDFGSRLLIESFTMPEVEGPILDVGCGYGPIGLAIAKEGGDRIVHMVDVNERAVKLAAENAEGNKVQNVKIYESDRLLQVNVHNFAAILTNPPIRAGKKIVHDIFEQSYEHLASDGELWVVIQKKQGAPSALEKLEELFSSVETVDKAKGYFIYKARK comes from the coding sequence ATGACTGAACACTACTATTCTCGCACCCAAAATGTTGAAAGTGATCCGAAATATTGGGAATACACGCTAAGAAATAAACCTTTTCGGTTTAAAACGGATAACGGTGTTTTCTCGAAACGAGAGGTGGATTTCGGCTCGCGTCTTTTAATTGAATCTTTTACTATGCCTGAAGTGGAGGGGCCAATCCTTGATGTTGGCTGCGGGTACGGGCCAATTGGACTAGCGATTGCAAAAGAAGGTGGCGATCGGATTGTTCATATGGTGGATGTGAATGAACGAGCCGTTAAATTGGCAGCGGAAAACGCAGAGGGAAATAAAGTGCAGAATGTAAAAATTTACGAAAGTGACCGTTTGCTTCAGGTAAATGTACATAATTTTGCTGCAATCCTCACGAATCCTCCAATCCGGGCAGGGAAAAAAATAGTTCACGATATTTTTGAACAGAGCTATGAACACCTTGCTTCCGATGGTGAATTGTGGGTAGTCATTCAAAAAAAGCAAGGGGCTCCGTCGGCGTTGGAAAAATTAGAAGAGTTATTCTCTAGTGTGGAAACAGTTGATAAAGCAAAAGGTTATTTTATTTATAAAGCAAGAAAATAG